The DNA segment AGCAGCAGTCATGACCGTTTTCCTTACAACGAAAGGATGATAACGCAAACCTAGCGACATGCGCCGGCGCGAGGACGTGCGGCGGCCAGGGCATGGCCAACGATTCAACTTAAACCAATGCGAAATCGTTCCCGGCCGCTGCGGCATCCCAGGCAGCGAACGAGAACGCCGATATTCCCCATGTATGCCGGCGCTACGTCGACACAAAACGCCAGGAAAAAGCGGTTCGCGTCAAAGCAAAGTCGGCGCAGACACCCGAACTAAAGAATCAGACTCCCAGACCCCCCGTCCAGGCAAGATTACTAACACTATGTATAAGCAAAGTCGGTGGGAGAGTCAATGAAACCGACAGTTGGGTCGTCGCCTAATTTGGCCGCTTAGCGATGTAGTGACGGCTGTCCTCAGCCGTTTTTGTTCGAGAAAACCGCCGGCGTCTAGGGATAGACGCCGCTACATTTCTTCAAATTAGGCGATGACCGACGGTCGGGTAGTGATGCACTTTGCTTCCGCAGGGTGGCTGGGGTCGACCGAAGGGAGCCCCCAGCGGGCAGCATTCCGGGGGCTCGGCGGCACTCGACCCCGGCCACCCAATGCAGTTCACTTCAAAATGCATCACTACCGACGGTCGTTTCAATTGGTAGGGCTACGTGGCCAATAGCCGGCCAGCGCCGACTTACTTCCCGAAATTGAGTCCTGGCAGCTGTTATGCCCCCATCGTCTGTGCAGGGGAACCTCATCGGTCGGCGTGGGAAAATACTCAAATTTCCTGCAAAATTGTTGACACGCCCAGCGAGTCTACGTATATACAAGGGAAGGATACCGGGGGGTATCTCGGGGAATTACTATCGCTTCTTTGGCCTGCGCGTAATTGTGGAAGAGGCCGCGCACCGCTGAGTTAACATCTCTGGAGGTGTCTAATGAGTCGGCATCGATCGCTTCTTCCAACAGTGTGGCGTGGTTTGTACGCGCCCACGTTAATTCTCGGCATCGCGACATCGTCTTTCTCGCTGTTAACGAGGAGTGCCCTGGCCACTGTTATTTTCAGCGACGACTTCTCAACAAGTACCATTCCAACCGGAACGTACCCTACCCCCACGTCCACCTCGACGGGCTATGCCATCGCCTCGTCAAAAGCACAAAACCCTGCTGCCACGATCGGGACGGGGCATCTAAAATTTGGGATCGCTTCCACCAGTAGTGGACTCGAGGAAGCCCAGGCGCAGTTTACGACATCGCCGGTTGCACTCGCAAATGCCGGTGACTCGATTGATTTTATTCTCACGTTCACAAACACCGGCATTTTGACGAGTAGCTCTACGACCAGCGGCCAAGTTATGTTTGGATTGTTTAATTCCGGCACGGTTGCACCGAAGACCGATTTGCAAAACGCCGCAATTACCACGGCGACAACCGATCCCACAGGCGGAGCCCAAAATTGGCAGGGCTATGTGGGAGCCATCTTTTTCACCGGT comes from the Pirellulales bacterium genome and includes:
- a CDS encoding PEP-CTERM sorting domain-containing protein, which produces MSRHRSLLPTVWRGLYAPTLILGIATSSFSLLTRSALATVIFSDDFSTSTIPTGTYPTPTSTSTGYAIASSKAQNPAATIGTGHLKFGIASTSSGLEEAQAQFTTSPVALANAGDSIDFILTFTNTGILTSSSTTSGQVMFGLFNSGTVAPKTDLQNAAITTATTDPTGGAQNWQGYVGAIFFTGGSSKILNRSAQTGTDNTNQDLLGNNFSASNSFHNPAGTNLSGSSTTPSVTLTSGNIYTEDLNITLTGAGPNTASITTSLYAGNTVGGVPISTQSVTGVTGGNLLTTSFDSLAFGWRETGSVASLMDANALSVVFTPAPEPASLVMMGLGAGALGLGAYRRRKKVRGT